GCGAGCTTGGCCCGGACTTGCCCGACGGTTGCGCCTATCGCAACAACGGCACGCTGTGGCTGGCGGCCAACACTGAAGAAATGGCGGTCGCCCACAGCAAATACCTGAACCTGAAGGCCCAGGGCGAGGTGTGTGAATTGGTCAGCGCCAGCGCCTTGCGCCAGCGAGAACCGGAACTGCGCGAGGGCCTTGAAGGCGGTCTGCTGATCAATGGCGACGGCATTCTGTATGCGCCCGCGACGGCCAACTGGATGCTCGACACCCCGAACATCCGCCAACGCCGGGCGCGGGTCAGCGAGGTCGACGGCAACCGCGTGCGACTCGACGATGGCCAGTGGTTAAGCGCCGAAGCCGTGGTGCTGGCCAACGGCATTCAGGCAACCGAACTGTGCCCGGAGCTGCCCATCGAGCCGAAAAAAGGCCACTTGCTGATCACCGACCGCTACCCCGCCACCGTCACCCACACCCTGGTGGAACTGGGTTACGTCACCAGCGCCCACAACGCCAAAGGCCCGTCGACCGCCTGCAATATCCAGCCGCGCCCAACGGGGCAATTGTTCATCGGTGCTTCGCGGCAATTCGGCACCACCGACCCGCAGGTCGAAGGTTGGATGCTGGCGAAAATGCTCAAGCGTGCCGCCGAGTACATGCCGGGACTGACGCGGCTCAATGGTATTCGTGCCTGGACCGGGTTTCGTGCCGCCAGCCCCGATGGCCTGCCATTGGTGGGTCAGCACCCGCAACGCCAGGGCTTGTGGCTGGCGGTCGGTCATGAGGGATTGGGGGTGACCACCGCCCCAGGCACTGCCGACCTGCTCGTGGCGCAACTGTTCAACGAAACCCCGCCACTGGCCTCGCAACCCTACCTGCCCCAGCGTTTTCTCGGAGAACCTGCCTATGCCTGAATTGATGCTGGACGGCCGAGCCCTGCGAGTCGCTGAAGGCACCAGCGTCGCCGCGGCCCTCGCGTTGGGCAGTGACGGTTGCACGCGCACGTCGGTCAGTGGTCAGCGCCGCGCACCGCTGTGTGGCATGGGCATTTGCCAGGAGTGCCGGGTGACCATCGACGGCAGACGTCGCTTGGCTTGCCAAACCCTCTGCCTTGACGGCATGCAGGTGGAGACTCGCCCATGAACGAATACGCCGATCTGTTGATCATCGGTGCCGGTCCGGCCGGCATGGCCGCCGCACTGGCCGCTGCGCCGAGCGGTGCACGCATTGTCATGCTCGACGACAACCCGCAGGCGGGCGGGCAAATCTGGCGCGACGGCCCGCAGTCCAACGTGCCGCTTCAGGCCCTTCAGATGCGCGAGCGTTTGCAGTCCCACAACAACATCCGCCATCACGCCGGCACCCGAGTAATCGCCAATCCCGGCCCGAAACAGCTGCTGGTCGAAGACGAAGACCACGGCTGGCTGATCAGCTACGACAAATTGATCCTGTGCACCGGCGCCCGCGAGTTACTGCTGCCCTTCCCTGGCTGGACACTGCCCGGCGTTACCGGCGCCGGTGGCTTGCAGGCGCTGATCAAGGCCGGGTTGCCGGTGCAGGATGAGCGAGTGGTGATCGCCGGCAGCGGGCCGCTGTTGCTGGCCAGCGCCGCCACCGCGAAAAAGCACGGCGCAAAAATACAACGCATCGCTGAGCAAGCCTCCCTCACGGCCGTTGCCGGTTTCGCCGCGCAACTGCCGCGCTGGCCTGGCAAATGGCTGCAATCGTTCAGTTTGTTCGATCGTCATTACCGCGCCGCCACGCACGTGCTGGCGGCCCTCGGCACGGATCGGCTTGAAGGCGTACGCCTGCAACAGCAAGGCAAAATCGTTGAAGTGGAATGCGATCGATTGGCCTGCGGTTTCGGCCTGATCCCGAACATCCAGTTGGGCCAGGCATTGGGTTACGCCGTTGAAGGCCAAGCGCTGGCGGTGGATGCATGGCAGGCCAGTCGCGTCGATCATTACGCGGCGGGTGAATGCACCGGTTTCGGTGGCAGTGAACTGGCTTTGGTGGAAGGTGCGATTGCCGGCCACGCCGCGGTTGGCGATGTCGAAGCGGCCTGTCAATTATGGCCGCGCCGGGCACGCTGGCAGGGTTTTGCCAAGACGCTGAATCAGGCTTTCGTCCTTGACCCGCGACTCAAGTCTCTGGCCCGTCACGACACCCTGGTTTGTCGCTGCGAAGACGTGCCCTACTCGGCCCTCGCCGGGCACTCGGACTGGCGCGAAGCCAAACTGTCCAGCCGCTGTGGCATGGGCGCCTGCCAGGGCCGCGTCTGTGGCGGCGCGGTGCAGCATCTGTTTGGATGGCAACCCTCGGCGCCACGCCCACCGTTCAGCCCGGCGCGCATCGAAACCTTGATGTCCCTGGACGACACCCCGCCAGCGTCATAACCATGCCAGGGGTTTCGGCCGCGCAGTCGAGCCACTATGATCCCGGGGGTCGCCATCAGGCCCCCAACGCCATGTACCCCTCGCTGACCACCTTCAAACCCTGCGATTTGCCGACGCTGCTGAACAGTCTTCAGCCGATTGCGCCGCTCCTCGATACCCTGTCCGACGTGGTGTTTTTCATCAAGGATTGCGAAGCCCGTTACGCCTTCGTCAACCAGACCCTGGCGCGACGTTGCGGTTTCAAACTCAGCGAGGAACTGCTGGGGCGCACCGCCGACATGGTCTTCCCGGAGAACTTCGGCCCGCTGTACACCGAACAGGATCGACGGGTGCTCTCCAGCGGCCGGGTACTGGCCGACCAACTGGAACTGCACCTGTATTTCGGCAACCAGCCGATCTGGTGCCTGACCCACAAACTCGCCCTGAAAGATGAACAGGGTCACATCGTTGGCCTGGCCGGTATTTCCCGCGACCTGCAATCGCCGCAATCCAGTCATCCGGCTTATCAGAAGTTGGCGGCGGTGGATTCGCATATCCGCGATCACTTTGCCCGGCCTATCAGCCTTGCCGAATTGACGGACATTGCCGGGTATTCGGTGGCGCAACTGGAACGTCACTGCAAACGGGTGTTCCAGCTCACGCCGCGGCAGATGATTCACAAGGCGCGGCTGGAAGAGGGTTCGCGGTTATTGCTGCACAGCGATTTGCCAATTACGGAGATTGCCTTGCGCTGTGGGTATACCGATCACAGTGCGTTTAGCCGGCAGTTTCGTGCGTTGACCAGTTTGTCGCCGAGTCAATATCGGGGGGATCGGGGTTAGGGGCGGCCTACAAGCTGGTCTTCGCTTCCGGCCCCGATCCCCTGTAGGAGCTGGCTTGCCGGCGATGGCAGCGTAACAGGCGCTACAGGGTTGATTGATCTGCCGCCATCGCGAGCAAGCTTGCTCCTACGCAGTACACGTACAACCTGGTTGGCCAGTGTTTCTAAAAAGCGCGCCTGCCCAACCATTGCTCCGATATGTAACACCCTATCAACGTCACAACGAATAACTCTGCCGCGATCCCTCCCTACAACGCCGCTACGCCAAGCCCCGACAACAATTTCACACCTCAAACTGGAAACCGGCACAGTGATTGCTATTGTTAATATCGTATACGAAATCCACGATACGATATTTCTACAGCACTTAACCCAACGAGGCCTCTATGAAAAACCCCGCATTTGCCGTAGCCCTCAGCGCTGTTCTCAGTACCTCCTTCATCGCCACCGCCCAGGCCGACAAGCTCGACGACATCATCGGCTCCGGCAAGCTGCGATGCGCCGTGACCCTCGACTTCCCACCCATGGGTTTCCGCGATGCAAGTAACAACCCGGCCGGGTTCGACGTGGACTACTGCAACGACTTGGCGAAGATCCTGGGGGTTGAGGCTGAAGTGGTCGAAACGCCTTTTCCTGACCGTATCCCGGCACTGGTTTCCGGCCGGGCCGACGTGATCGTCGCTTCCACCTCCGACACCCTCGAACGCGCCAAGACCGTCGGCCTGACCGTGCCCTACTTTGCGTTCCAGATGGTGGTGCTGACCCGCGACAACACCGGCATCAACGGCTTCGACGACCTCAAGGGCAAACCGGTGGGCAACACCAGCGGCACCTACGAGGCCATCGCCCTGGAGAAAGACGTGAAGAACTGGGGCACCGGCAGTTTCCGGGCTTATCAGTCGCAGAACGACACGCTGTTGGCCGTCGCCCAAGGTCACATCGACGCTACCGTGGTCACCAATACCGTCGCCGCCGCCACCCTCAAATCGGGCAAGTACAAAAACCTCAAAGTCGCGGGTAACGCGCCCTACGTGATCGACTACGTGTCCCTCGGTGCCAAGCGCAACGAGTACGGTTTGCTCAATTACCTCAATCTGTTCGTCAATCAACAGGTGCGTACTGGCCGCTATGACGAACTGTTCGTCAAATGGGTCGGCACAGAAATCACGCCGACCAACCTGACTGTGCCTAAGGTCTACTACTAAGGTGTCCGGCATGCCCAGGTCCATTTCTCTGACCGGTCGCAGTCTGGTCGCGGGCGCCGCCCAAGGTGCCGTGTTGTTCGCCGATGTCGGATTGAGTTTCTGGGGCGGCGTCGACTCCGCCAGTGGCGAGGTCATCGATCGCCACCATCCGCTCAGCGGCGAACACCTGGCTGGCCGGGTGCTGGCGATTCCCAGTGGTCGCGGCTCGTGCACCGGCAGCAGTGTGATGATGGAACTGATCAGCAACGGCCATGCACCGGCGGCACTGGTGCTGGCTGAACCCGATGAGATCCTGACCTTGGGCGTGCTCGTGGCGCAGACCATTTTCGAGCGCTCTCTGCCGGTGCTGTGCATCGGCCAGGAGGCCTTCGCCGACTTGCGCGGCAAGACTTTCGCTCGGGTCGAAGGGGCAAGCCTGAATCTTTTCGAAGACCTGCCGGGCGATGCCTGGCAGGCACTCGACAATCAGGCGCAGACAGAAGACCAGCGCAGCACGATCGAACTCACCGAACACGATCAGGCGCTGTTCGACGGCCAGCACGGAAAGGCTGCACAAATGGCCATGCAGATCGTCCTGCGCATGGCCGAACTGCAAGGCGCCCGCCATCTGGTGGATGTCACCCAGGCGCACATCGACGGCTGCATTTACACAGGACCGGCGAGCCTACAGTTTGCCCGGCAACTGGTGCAATGGGGCGCGAAGGTTCGAGTGCCGACCACCCTAAATTCGATATCCGTGGACCAGCGCCGCTGGCGCGAGTTGGGCATCGACCCGGCACTTGGCGAACCGGCCAGTGCCTTGGGCGACGCCTACATGGCGATGGGCGCACAACTGAGTTTCACCTGTGCGCCGTACCTGCTCGACAGTGCGCCCAAGGCTGGCGAGCAGATTGTCTGGGCCGAATCCAACGCCGTGGTTTACGCCAACAGCGTACTTGGCGCACGTACTCTGAAGTACCCAGACTATCTCGACATCTGCATCGCCCTGACCGGCCGTGCGCCACTGATTGGCTGCCATCTGGACGCGCAACGCAACGCCCGGTTGCAGATTGTGCTGCCCGACCTCGGTGACTTGGACGATGCCTTTTATCCGTTGCTCGGTTATCACATCGGCACCCTGGCCGGCAGCCGCGTGCCGTTGGTGCTGGGCCTGGAAAACCGCAAGCCAAGCCTCGACGATCTCAAAGCCTTCGGTGCAGCCTTCGCCACCACTTCGGCGGCGCCACTGTTTCATATCGCCGGCGTCACGCCGGAGGCCATCGATCCGTCACGGGTGCTGGAAGCGGACGAATCCATTCCCGTGGAAACAATCCGCCTGAAAGACCTGCTGCTCAGTTGGCGCGAGCTCAACAGTGCCCGTGACAGCCGTGTGGATGTGGTGTCGCTGGGCAACCCGCATTTTTCCCTCAGCGAGTTCGCCCACCTCGCACAACTGTGTCGTGGTCGGCGCAGACACCCGGATGTGGTGCTCGCCATCACTTGCGGGCGAGCCGTGCTGGAACAGGCGCGAGAGGCCGGGCATATCGCCGTGCTCGAGGCCTTCGGTGCCACGCTGGTCACCGACACCTGCTGGTGCATGCTCGGCGAGCCGGTGATTCCGCCGGCCGCGAAAAACCTCATGACCAACTCCGGCAAATACGCCCATTACGCTCCCGGTCTGGTGGGTCGCAAGGTGCACTTCGCCAGCCTCGCCGAATGCGTCAATGCCGCCTGTAACGCCACGGCCAGCGGCCACCTGCCGGCCTGGCTGCAACCTGCCGCCCAACTGGAGAGCCCCGCGCATGTTTGATTACACCTTCCAATGGCGCGCGGCCCTGCGCGCCCTGCCGGACATGCTCGCCGGCGCCGTGGTCACCTTCGAGACCGCGGCGCTGTCGATGATCTTCGGTGTGCTGATTGCCCTGGCCCTGACGGTCATACGCGAAAGCAAAAACCGGCTGCTGCGCGGGTTCGGCAACGGCTGGGTTTCGGTCGCCCGCAACACGCCGTCGTTGTTCCAGGTCTACGTCCTGTACTTCGGTCTCGGCTCACTGGAATTGCACGTCAGCTCATGGTTCGCGCTGCTGGCGGGGATCACGTTCAACAACGCCGGTTATCTCGCGGAAAACTTCCGCGGCGGCCTCAAGGCAGTTCCCACGACGCAGGTGCGCGCCGCCCGCTCACTGGGCATGAGTGCCTTCCAGACCTACCGGATGATCATCATCCCGCAGCTGCTGCGAATTGTTTTCTACCCGCTGACCAATCAGATGGTCTGGGCGGTGCTGATGACGTCGCTGGGGGTGATCGTCGGGCTGAACAATGACCTGACCGGCGTGACCCAGGAATACAATGTCAAAACCTTCCGTACCTTCGAATACTTCGCTATTGCGGCCGTGCTGTATTACGCGATTGCCAAGGCGATCGTCGCGACAGCCCGGCTAATGGCCTGGCGGTTGTTTCGTTACTGAGGAGTGTCCATGTTTGCCACCGATTTTTCCTCGAATGACCTGATGTTCCTGCTCAACGGCGCCTGGGTCACGCTGCAGTTGACGTTCTGGTCGATCATCCTCGGCTCCATCGCCGGGTTGCTGTTCGGCTTGCTGCGCGCGCTGTTGCCACGGGCCAGCCTGCCGCTGGCCTGGGTGCTGGACGTGTTTCGCAGCGTGCCGTTGCTGATCCAGTTCGTGCTTTTCAACTCATTCAAAAGCATCGTCGGCCTGAACATCAGCGCCTTCAGCGTCGGTTGCATCGTGCTTGGCGTGTACACCGCCGCGTACTTCACCGAGATCGTGCGCGGCGGCGTGTTGGCGGTGCCATTCACGGTACGCCGGGCCAGTCGTTCGCTGGGTCTGAGTTTTCTTCAGGACCTGCGCTGGATCGTCCTGCCTATGGCTACCCGAGTCGCCTTCCCCGGCTGGCTGAACCTGGTGCTCGGCGTGATGAAAGACACCGCGCTGGTGATGTGGATCGGCATCGTCGAACTGCTGCGCGCCTCGCAAACCATCGTGACCCGCATCCAGGAACCGTTGCTGGTGCTGTGCATCGCGGGCCTTATCTACTACGTCATGAGCCTGGTGGTTGCACGCCTTGGCGCTCGTCTGGAAAGAAGGTGGCAAGAAAATGATTGAGATCGACAACGTACATAAATCCTTCGGCAACCTGGAAGTGGTCAAGGGCGTGAACTTGACGGTGAACAAGGGCGAGGTGGTGTCGATCATCGGCGGCTCGGGTTCCGGCAAATCGACCCTGCTGATGTGCATCAACGGCCTGGAGCCGATCCAGAAAGGCAACATCCGCGTCGACGGCGTCGAGGTCCATCACAGTGACACCGACCTCAACCGCTTGCGGCAGAAGATCGGCATCGTGTTCCAGCAATGGAATGCCTTTCCGCATTTGACGGTGCTGGAAAACGTCATGCTCGCGCCGCGCAAGGTGCTGGGCAAAAGCAAGGCCGAAGCCGAGGAACTGGCGGTAAAACAGCTGACCCACGTGGGGCTGGGCGACAAGCTCAAGACCTTCCCTGGCAAGTTGTCGGGCGGTCAGCAGCAACGCATGGCCATCGCCCGCGCCCTGGCCATGTCGCCGGACTACATGCTGTTCGACGAAGCCACCTCGGCGCTCGATCCGCAGTTGGTGGGCGAGGTGTTGGACACCATGCGCATGCTCGCTGAAGACGGCATGACCATGGTCCTGGTGACCCACGAGATTCGCTTCGCTCGCGACGTGTCCGATCGTGTGGCGTTCTTTCGCAACGGGTTGGTGCATGAGATCGGGTCGCCGGATCAGGTGATTGGCAATCCGCTGCATGCGGAGACGGCGGCGTTTCTCAAATCAGTGAAATAACCACTGGCCAACTCAACCCTGTAGGAGCTGGCTTGCCAGCGATGGCCGTCAACGATAACGCGTGCAGTCTGGATAAATGCGTCGTCCTTGCAATCTTCGCTGGCAAGCCAGCTCCTACAGAAATCAAGACCGTGACAAGCTAAACAAGGAGCAAAGCATGCGCTCATCAAAAGTCATCCACGTGGTCAGCTGCCACGCCGAAGGCGAAGTCGGCGACGTGATCGTCGGCGGTGTTGCCCCGCCGCCCGGTGCCACGGTGTGGGAACAGTCACGCTGGATCGCCAAGGATGAAACCCTGCGCAACTTCGTGCTCAACGAGCCGCGCGGCGGGGTGTTCCGTCACGTCAACCTGCTGGTCCCCGCCAAAGACCCGAGGGCACAAATGGCCTGGATCATCATGGAGCCGGCGGACACCCCGCCAATGTCCGGTTCCAACTCATTGTGCGTGGCGACCGTGTTGCTCGACAGCGGCATCCTGCCGATGACCGAGCCGCAAACGCGGCTGGTGCTGGAGGCTCCCGGGGGACTGATCGAGGCCGTGGCCGATTGCCGCGATGGCAAGGTCGAACGGGTGGAAATCAAGAATGTGCCCTCCTTCGCCGATCGCCTGGATGCGTGGATCGAAGTCGAAGGTCTCGGCTCGCTCAAGGTCGATACGGCTTACGGTGGTGACAGCTTTGTGATTGCCGATGCCAAGGGCCTGGGCTTTTCCATCCGGCCGGACGAAGCAGCTGACTTGGTGGAAGCGGGACTGAAAATCACCCGTGCCGCCAACGAACAACTGGGTTTCGTCCATCCGCTGAATCCGGACTGGTCGCACATTTCCTTTTGTCAGATTGCCGCGCCCATCGTCCATGAAAACGGCATCGCCACCGGCGCCAACGCGGTAGTCATTCAGCCGGGCAAAATCGACCGCTCGCCCACCGGCACTGGTTGTTCGGCACGCATGGCCGTGTTGCAGGCGAAGGGTTTGATGCAGGTCGGCGAGCGGTTTATCGGGCGTTCGATCCTCGGCTCCGAGTTCCATTGCCGCATCGATTCGCTGACCGAAGTGGCTGGACGCTCCGCGATCTACCCGTGTATTTCCGGGCGGGCCTGGATCACCGGCACCCACCAATTGCTGCTCGACCCGAGCGATCCATGGCCGCAGGGCTATCGCCTCTCCGATACTTGGCCGGGTGCATGACATGAAGCTTTTGTGGCGAGGGAGCTTGCTCCCTCGCCACAAAATTACGGCGTCAGACCAACGGCCCAATAAACCTGTAAAAACCTGAAAAAAGCACTAGCCGAATTCTTTCACTTTAAATATCGTATACGAAATACAAACACGAACTGGAGGTAACAATGAGCAAGCGTATTAACTGGAGTGGCGTCTTCCCGGCGGTGACCACTCAATTCAACGATGACTTCACCATCAACCTGGATAAAACCCATCAGGTGATTTCGAACGTCATCCGTGATGGCGTTTCAGGCCTGGTGGTCTGCGGTTCGGTCGGTGAAAACACTTCGCTGACCGCCGAAGAAAAAATCGCCGTGACAGAAGTCGCGGTGGACGCCTCTCGCGGCCGGGTGCCTGTGATCTGCGGCGTGGCCGAATTCACCAGCGTGCAGGCGGCCAAGGTCGCCAACGCCGTGCGCAAGGTCGGCGTCGATGGCGTGATGCTGATGCCGGCGCTGGTCTACGGTTCCAAGCCGTTCGAAACCGCCGAGCACTACCGTTACGTGGCGAAAAACGCCGACGTGCCGCTGATGGTCTACAACAACCCGCCGATCTACAAAAACGACGTGACCCCGGACATCCTGATATCCCTGGCCGACTGCGACAACGTGGTGTGCTTCAAGGACTCCTCCGGCGATACCCGTCGCTTCATCGACGTGCGCAATGAAGTGGGCGACCGTTTTGTGCTGTTCGCCGGTCTGGATGACGTGGTGCTGGAAAGCATCGCCGTGGGTGCCGAAGGTTGGGTTTCGGGTATGTCCAACGTGTTCCCCAAAGAAGGCGAAACCATTTTCCGTCTGGCCAAGGCCGGACGCTTCGCCGAAGCCATGCCGATCTATGAATGGCTGATGCCGATCCTGCACCTCGATGCCCGCGCAGACCTGGTGCAATGCATCAAGCTGTGCGAAGCCATCGCCGGTCGCGGCAGCGCGCTCACCCGTCCGCCACGTTTGGCTCTGCCGGAAGCCGATCGTGTGTTCGTCGAACAGATCATGGCCAAGGCCCTGGCCAACCGTCCGCAGCTGCCGGACGTCGGTCTCTGAGTGATTGCCGGGCGGACCTTCGCGGTCCGGCCCGGCTGCCTGTTTTTTGCGCCTCTACAGGAAACGCCAGCATGTCCAACACTCAACACATTCCAAGCGCAACCACCCCCTCGGGACTCAAGCGCGTCGTGGCAGCCGCCATGGCTGGCACGGTCGCCGAGTGGTATGAATTCTTTCTCTACGGTACGGCGTCGGCACTGGTGTTCGGCCAGCTGTTCTTTCGCCAGACCGACAGCCCCATCGACGGCATCATCGCCGCCTTCGCCCTCTACGCCGTGGGTTTTCTCGCCCGTCCTTTGGGTGGCCTGGTGTTCGGTCACTACGGTGACAAATTCGGCCGCAAGCGCCTGTTGCAACTAAGCCTGGTGGTGGTCGGCATCACCACTTTCCTGATGGGCTGCCTGCCCGGTTTCGACCAGATCGGTTACGCCGCACCGGTGTTACTGGTGCTGCTGCGACTGATCCAGGGCTTCGCCTTTGGCGGTGAATGGGGCGGCGCGATTCTGCTGGTGTCCGAACACTGCCCGGACAATCGTCGAGGCTTCTGGGCCAGTTGGCCGCAAGCCGGTGTGCCGGCTGGCAACCTGGTGGCGACTGTCGCCTTGCTGCTGCTGTCGTCGAACCTGTCGGAACAGGACTTCCTCGCCTGGGGCTGGCGCGTGGCGTTCTGGTTCTCGGCAGTGGTTGTGCTGATCGGCTACTGGATTCGCACCAGTGTCGATGACGCCCCGATCTTCAAGGAAGCCCAGGCCCGTCAGGCGCAAACCAAGCAACAGCAATTGGGCGTGGTGGAAGTGCTGCGGCACCACTGGCGTTCGGTGCTGGTCGGCATCGGCGCGCGGTTTGCCGAGAACATCCTCTACTACACCGTCGTCACCTTCTCGATCACTTACCTGAAATTGGTGGTGCACAAGGACACTTCAGAGATTCTGCTTTTGATGTTCGGTGCACACTTGCTGCACTTCTTCCTGATCCCGCTGATGGGCTATCTGTCGGACCTGGTCGGGCGCAAACCGGTGTACCTGGTCGGCGCCGTGCTCACTGCGTTCTGGGGTTTCGTCGGATTCCCGATGATGGACACGGGGAACAACTGGCTGATCATGGCGGCGATTACCCTGGGCCTCGCCATCGAGTCAATGACCTACGCCCCGTACTCGGCGCTGATGGCCGAGATGTTCCCGACCCACGTGCGCTACACCGCATTGTCGCTGTGCTATCAGGTGGCGCCGATTTTCGCCGGTTCCCTGGCGCCGCTGATCGCGATCACCCTGCTCAACAAATACCACAGCTCGACACCGATCGCCTGGTACCTGGTGGGCGCCTCACTGATTTCCATTGTCGCGGTCGGGTTGACCCGTGAAACCCGTGGCAAGTCGCTGCACGCGGTCGATGCCGAGTCCGCTGCGCGTATTGCGGCGCTGGACAACACCGTTCCTGCCACCCCGCGCCGGAGCGATTCGCTAGCTTGACTGCGAACGCCAATCCTGTAGGAGCCGGCTTGCTGGCGATTGTCGCGACGCTGTATGCCTGATCCGCCGCCATCGCTGGCAAGCCAGCTCCGACAAGGGTTTCGTTTCAAACTTTATGACCGGAGTTTTTTTCATGTCCGAGATCCTCGGCCACAACTACATCGGCGGAACACGCAGCGCCGCCGGCAACATCGCGCTGCAAAGCCATGACGCCAGCACCGGCGAAGCGCTGCCCTTCACCTTCATGCAGGCCACAGCGGATGAAGTACACGCCGCCGCCCAGGCTGCCGCTGCTGCCTATCCGTCGTTCCGCAACTTGCCCGCCACACGCCGTGCCGATTTTCTCGAAGCCATCGCAGCGCAACTGGATGCCCTGAATGATGAGTTCGTCGCCCTGGTCACCCGCGAAACCGCGTTGCCGAGCGGCCGCATACAAGGCGAGCGCGGCCGCACCAGCGGTCAGATGCGCCTGTTCGCCCAAGTCCTGCGACGCGGTGATTTTTACGCTGCACGCATCGACCGCGCCCTGCCCGACCGTCAACCGCTGCCACGGGTCGACCTGCGTCAATACCGGATTGGCATCGGGCCGGTGGCGGTGTTCGGCGCCAGCAACTTTCCCCTGGCCTTCTCCACGGCTGGCGGTGACACCGCAGCGGCGCTGGCCGCCGGTTGCCCGGTGGTGTTCAAGGCGCATAGCGGGCATATGGCGACTGCCGAAATCGTGGCCGACGCCATCATCCGCGCCGCCGAACAAACCGACATGCCCAAGGGTGTGTTCAACATGATCTACGGCGCCGGCGTCGGCGAAGCGCTGGTCAAGCATCCGGCGATCCAAGCGGTCGGGTTTACCGGTTCGCTGAAGGGCGGACGCGCACTGTGCGACATGGCAGCCGCGCGGCCGCAACCGATCCCGGTGTTCGCCGAAATGAGCAGCATCAACCCGGTCGTGGTACTGCCCGAAGCACTGCAGGTGCGTGGCGAGAAAATCGCCCGCGAACTGGTGGCCTCGGTGGTCCAGGGTTGCGGTCAGTTTTGCACCAATCCTGGATTGGTGATCGGCATCCGCTCACCCCGGTTCAGCGCCTTCACCGCACAGTTAGCCACTTTGATGGCGGAACAACCGGCGCAAA
The Pseudomonas sp. MYb327 DNA segment above includes these coding regions:
- a CDS encoding FAD-dependent oxidoreductase: MSQGQVADVIVIGAGIIGAACAQALARRGLQVLVLDAGLHGATAAGMGHLLVLDDNPAELALSQYSLQRWRELGPDLPDGCAYRNNGTLWLAANTEEMAVAHSKYLNLKAQGEVCELVSASALRQREPELREGLEGGLLINGDGILYAPATANWMLDTPNIRQRRARVSEVDGNRVRLDDGQWLSAEAVVLANGIQATELCPELPIEPKKGHLLITDRYPATVTHTLVELGYVTSAHNAKGPSTACNIQPRPTGQLFIGASRQFGTTDPQVEGWMLAKMLKRAAEYMPGLTRLNGIRAWTGFRAASPDGLPLVGQHPQRQGLWLAVGHEGLGVTTAPGTADLLVAQLFNETPPLASQPYLPQRFLGEPAYA
- a CDS encoding (2Fe-2S)-binding protein, with protein sequence MPELMLDGRALRVAEGTSVAAALALGSDGCTRTSVSGQRRAPLCGMGICQECRVTIDGRRRLACQTLCLDGMQVETRP
- a CDS encoding FAD/NAD(P)-binding oxidoreductase, which gives rise to MNEYADLLIIGAGPAGMAAALAAAPSGARIVMLDDNPQAGGQIWRDGPQSNVPLQALQMRERLQSHNNIRHHAGTRVIANPGPKQLLVEDEDHGWLISYDKLILCTGARELLLPFPGWTLPGVTGAGGLQALIKAGLPVQDERVVIAGSGPLLLASAATAKKHGAKIQRIAEQASLTAVAGFAAQLPRWPGKWLQSFSLFDRHYRAATHVLAALGTDRLEGVRLQQQGKIVEVECDRLACGFGLIPNIQLGQALGYAVEGQALAVDAWQASRVDHYAAGECTGFGGSELALVEGAIAGHAAVGDVEAACQLWPRRARWQGFAKTLNQAFVLDPRLKSLARHDTLVCRCEDVPYSALAGHSDWREAKLSSRCGMGACQGRVCGGAVQHLFGWQPSAPRPPFSPARIETLMSLDDTPPAS
- a CDS encoding AraC family transcriptional regulator; translated protein: MYPSLTTFKPCDLPTLLNSLQPIAPLLDTLSDVVFFIKDCEARYAFVNQTLARRCGFKLSEELLGRTADMVFPENFGPLYTEQDRRVLSSGRVLADQLELHLYFGNQPIWCLTHKLALKDEQGHIVGLAGISRDLQSPQSSHPAYQKLAAVDSHIRDHFARPISLAELTDIAGYSVAQLERHCKRVFQLTPRQMIHKARLEEGSRLLLHSDLPITEIALRCGYTDHSAFSRQFRALTSLSPSQYRGDRG
- a CDS encoding transporter substrate-binding domain-containing protein encodes the protein MKNPAFAVALSAVLSTSFIATAQADKLDDIIGSGKLRCAVTLDFPPMGFRDASNNPAGFDVDYCNDLAKILGVEAEVVETPFPDRIPALVSGRADVIVASTSDTLERAKTVGLTVPYFAFQMVVLTRDNTGINGFDDLKGKPVGNTSGTYEAIALEKDVKNWGTGSFRAYQSQNDTLLAVAQGHIDATVVTNTVAAATLKSGKYKNLKVAGNAPYVIDYVSLGAKRNEYGLLNYLNLFVNQQVRTGRYDELFVKWVGTEITPTNLTVPKVYY
- a CDS encoding aconitase family protein is translated as MPRSISLTGRSLVAGAAQGAVLFADVGLSFWGGVDSASGEVIDRHHPLSGEHLAGRVLAIPSGRGSCTGSSVMMELISNGHAPAALVLAEPDEILTLGVLVAQTIFERSLPVLCIGQEAFADLRGKTFARVEGASLNLFEDLPGDAWQALDNQAQTEDQRSTIELTEHDQALFDGQHGKAAQMAMQIVLRMAELQGARHLVDVTQAHIDGCIYTGPASLQFARQLVQWGAKVRVPTTLNSISVDQRRWRELGIDPALGEPASALGDAYMAMGAQLSFTCAPYLLDSAPKAGEQIVWAESNAVVYANSVLGARTLKYPDYLDICIALTGRAPLIGCHLDAQRNARLQIVLPDLGDLDDAFYPLLGYHIGTLAGSRVPLVLGLENRKPSLDDLKAFGAAFATTSAAPLFHIAGVTPEAIDPSRVLEADESIPVETIRLKDLLLSWRELNSARDSRVDVVSLGNPHFSLSEFAHLAQLCRGRRRHPDVVLAITCGRAVLEQAREAGHIAVLEAFGATLVTDTCWCMLGEPVIPPAAKNLMTNSGKYAHYAPGLVGRKVHFASLAECVNAACNATASGHLPAWLQPAAQLESPAHV
- a CDS encoding amino acid ABC transporter permease, with the protein product MFDYTFQWRAALRALPDMLAGAVVTFETAALSMIFGVLIALALTVIRESKNRLLRGFGNGWVSVARNTPSLFQVYVLYFGLGSLELHVSSWFALLAGITFNNAGYLAENFRGGLKAVPTTQVRAARSLGMSAFQTYRMIIIPQLLRIVFYPLTNQMVWAVLMTSLGVIVGLNNDLTGVTQEYNVKTFRTFEYFAIAAVLYYAIAKAIVATARLMAWRLFRY
- a CDS encoding amino acid ABC transporter permease, whose protein sequence is MFATDFSSNDLMFLLNGAWVTLQLTFWSIILGSIAGLLFGLLRALLPRASLPLAWVLDVFRSVPLLIQFVLFNSFKSIVGLNISAFSVGCIVLGVYTAAYFTEIVRGGVLAVPFTVRRASRSLGLSFLQDLRWIVLPMATRVAFPGWLNLVLGVMKDTALVMWIGIVELLRASQTIVTRIQEPLLVLCIAGLIYYVMSLVVARLGARLERRWQEND